ATAACCGAGTACTTCGGGCAGTTCTTCCTTTTCCTGAACAGGACCAATCTTATTCTCATCACAGCGTACACTTTCACCGGCATTCAATGTCTGTTCGCCGATTGGTGTCTCTACCTTCACTGTTCCCTCTTCACAATTGACAGTGATCGTTTTTCCTTCCTGCTCGACCAAGAATTTTGTACCTAACACCGTAACATCTCCGGCTTCCGTTCGTACAGTAAATGTTTTACCCGGAGTCACGTCAAAAAAGGCCGATCCGAGCAGATTCAGTTTACGCCCCCAAAGCCAACTCACTTTATTATAAGACAAAGTTGAGTTTTGCATCAGCTTCACAGAACTGCCATCCGGTAGCTTGTAATCGACAGCTACTGCTTCAGACGTAATCTTCTCTTCCGACAGATAGTAATAACCGCCTATTCCGAAAAGCAGGATAAACAGGGCCGCTACTCTCCAGTAGATACAACTGCTCCTAAGAACAATCAGTTTCTGTCTTCCTGCAGCGTTCGGTCTGCTTGTTAATGCATCCGCACGTTTTTCTTCACGAAATTCTTCTAACTTCCCACCAACTACAGACTTCCGTGCAAACAACTCACCTTTCAGAGGAAGTTTGCCGTCTTCCATATATTGTTCCAGAAGTTCTTTCCTATTCTCCATATCCTCACCTCAATTAAAAATCCATAAATTAGCAGCTACAGTCAACAGGAATGATTTGCTCAATCGCTCTCTCAGTCTGGATATTGCCATGTGGGTAGTATTATAAACAGTACGGGAAGTCAGCCCCATCACTTCGGCTATTTCATCCGAATCCAGTTTTTTATAATACTTCAGGTATAATACCTCTCTCTGCTGCTTTGTCAAGCCATTTATTTCTTTCTGCAGAACTTCTAACTGCTCTCTTTCAAGTTCGGAACGGACAATCGCTGTTTCTATGTCTATCTCCAAATCGAATCTATATTCGCTTGAATTAACTTCGTCCAATGATGTGAATACGCCATTAGCAGTTTTCTTCAACTCATTCAGCAGCATGCGTTTCAGCGCCACACACAGGTAAGCGGATATGGACTGAGGCTCGGAACAACTCTGCCTCTTCTCATACAGATAAACGAACAATGACTGAATGGATTCAGTTACCAGATTATCATCACCGGCAATCTTCATCCCATATCCGTAAAGTAAATCCGAATATTCATTGTAGAGTTGCCGGAATGCTTCTTCATCCCCCTGCTGGATTTTCTCCCAAAATGTTGTATTCATTTCTCCTTCCCTTATTTACAGGTAACATAATTCTTCCCCTTTTACCAATTATTTTTGTTAAATTCCACCAAGCAGACTAAAATTCACTTGTGAAGTGGAATTTAATGTGCTTGAAGTCCATTTGTGCCATCTGAAGCACATAGCCTGAATCGGCAAGGAATACGTCACGTCCTTCCCTGTCCTTCGCCATATATTGGTATTTACGTTTCTTGAAAGCTTCCAGCTCAGCAGGATCATCGCTTTCTACCCAACAAGCCTTGTACAAACTTACCGGTTC
This sequence is a window from Bacteroides thetaiotaomicron VPI-5482. Protein-coding genes within it:
- a CDS encoding FecR family protein, which translates into the protein MENRKELLEQYMEDGKLPLKGELFARKSVVGGKLEEFREEKRADALTSRPNAAGRQKLIVLRSSCIYWRVAALFILLFGIGGYYYLSEEKITSEAVAVDYKLPDGSSVKLMQNSTLSYNKVSWLWGRKLNLLGSAFFDVTPGKTFTVRTEAGDVTVLGTKFLVEQEGKTITVNCEEGTVKVETPIGEQTLNAGESVRCDENKIGPVQEKEELPEVLGYEDDPLVNVVADIQHIFDVEVVGCEKYNELYYNGTILTRDLHETLKKVFGSLGINYQLSGQKVILE
- a CDS encoding RNA polymerase sigma factor, translated to MNTTFWEKIQQGDEEAFRQLYNEYSDLLYGYGMKIAGDDNLVTESIQSLFVYLYEKRQSCSEPQSISAYLCVALKRMLLNELKKTANGVFTSLDEVNSSEYRFDLEIDIETAIVRSELEREQLEVLQKEINGLTKQQREVLYLKYYKKLDSDEIAEVMGLTSRTVYNTTHMAISRLRERLSKSFLLTVAANLWIFN